The following nucleotide sequence is from Puniceicoccales bacterium.
ATTTTGATACATGCTCACCAAATTCACTTCTACCATCAAAGTCATTATTTAATCTGGAGTGCTGCCGAAAGCCTCTGGATATAAAAGTTTCACTTTTGGACCTGCATCCAATTTCAACGCAACTAGATATCCTCATATTTGTCAATGTTACGACACCAAATTCAACCACACCAAACTCCCGATTCCCCTCAAAATCTAACACATGTATCGTTCCAAACATCTAGGATTTAAGTATTTTGACAAAAGCGTCTTGCGGTATTGAAATCTTACCGATTTGCTTCATGCGCTTCTTTCCCTCTTTTTGTTTATCCAATAGCTTTCGTTTCCTTGAAATATCACCGCCATAGCACTTGGCCGTCACATCCTTTCTCATGGCACTGAGCGTCTCTCGGGCAATTATTGTGCCACCTATGGCCGCCTGAATTGCAATGCTAAATAACTGCCGCGGAAGTATTTGTTTCAACTTTTCACATATTTCACGACCCCGGGACACAGCCTTGGATCGATGAACTATGGAAGAGAATGCATCGACTGGATCACCGGCAACTAGAATGTCCAGCCTCACCAAATCGGCTGTCACATAGTCACCAAGTTCATAATCCATTGATCCATAACCTTTTGTAATGCTTTTAAGCCTATCATTAAAGTCCACCAATATCTCGCTCAACGGCAATTCGCATAGCAAAATTAACTTGCCAGTATCAACGGTATCTGTTCTTTGGCATGAACCACGCTTTTCGGTTATCAAAGCCAACATATCGCCTACGGATTCATTTGGTATGTGAATGGTAGCCATTATCAAAGGCTCCTGGATATAATCTATGGCCGATGGATCTGGTAAATGCAATGGATTATCCACTTCAATCATCATGTCATCGGTTCGCATCACCTTGTAAACCACACTTGGATAGGTGGAAATCACATCCAAATCATACTCACGCCGAATCCTTTCTTGGACAATTTCCATATGAAGAAGGCCTAGAAATCCACAGCGAAAACCAAAGCCAAGGGCCACCGAATTTTCTAATTGATATATCAAAGCCGAATCATTTAATTGTAGTTTTGCCATGGCCGATTTAAGCTTTTCATAGTCCGAAGTATCTATGGGATATATGCCACTGAACACCATGGGCCTCACTTCCTTATAACCAGGCAACATTTCATCGGCCGGATCCTTGCTAAGGGTAATAGTATCACCGGTTTTCACATCTGTCACCAATTTTATACTGGTCACTATATAGCCCACCTGACCGGCCACCAGTCTTCCGGTCCGAAGCATTTTTGGTGAAAAAATTCCCACTTCTTTGACCTGAGCCTGTTGAGTTTTGCCCATTAACAATATTTCGTTACCCTCGGAAATTTCTCCAGAAAATACTCGCAAGTAACAAATGACACCCCGATAGGAATCGAACATGGAATCAAAAACAAGTCCTCTGGTCTTTGGATATTCCGATCCCTTTGGCTGAGGAATGCGGCCCACAATACTACTCAAAATTTCATCTATACCGATGCCAGCTTTGGCACTGGCAAAAATAACTTCCTCCTTTGGAATGGCTAAAATATCTTCGAGTTGTGCGATGACATATTCCGGTTGAGCGCTTGGTAAATCAATCTTATTCAAAACTGGAATTATGGTCAATCCCTGGTCCATGGCCAAATTAGCGTTCGCCACGGTTTGGGCCTCGATGCCCTGGCTCACATCGATCAAAAGCAATGCTCCTTCACAGGCAGCCAAACTCCTGGATACTTCATAGGAAAAATCCACATGACCTGGAGTGTCTATCAAATTGAACATGTACTCGTTATTGTTGGCATCCATATACTTCATGGTCACTGGGTGGCATTTTATGGTGATACCACGTTCTCGTTCCAGATCCATGGAATCAAGTAATTGATCCTGCATCTCTCGCTTTTGGACCGTATGGGTGCGTTCCAATAAACGATCCGACAGAGTAGTTTTTCCGTGGTCCACATGGGCAATTATGCAAAAATTGCGTATCGATTTTATGTCATTCATTCCGAGATTGGTCAGCAAATTTAAATGTGAAATTAATTTTGCAACGATAATCAAGAAATATTATACATGCAGTTTCTGCTTGATTTTGAATAACTATAAGTATTTATTTAACCATGGCTTCGCCAACAGATATAAGAAAAGGTCGTGTACTATTGTATCAGAATGTACCGCATCTCATTTTAGAAATGTTACATAGAACCCAGGGTCGCCAAGCTGGCTTTGTCCAGGTAACCATGAGGAATTTGCACACAAGTGCATCAACAACCGCAAAATTTCGATCCACAGATAATGTTGAATTTTGTCATGTTTCCACCCAAACTTTAGAATTTTCCTATGTGGATCAGGAAGGATTTCATTTTTTAAATCCAGAAACCTATGAATATACCATCCTTTCCAAAGCCACCGTCGAAGATCAAAAAAAATTCCTAGTCGAAGGCCAGGAATATGACGTATTATTTGTGGATGATAAAGCGGTTCAAATACAATTGCCTGCCTCGGTGGAAATAAAGGTGAGCAATTCTCCCGAAGGATTGCGTGGCGATTCAGTTTCCAGTGCCCAAAAACCCGCCACATTGGAAAGCGGTCTCGTGGTACAGGTTCCATTATTTATAAAAGAAGGAGATATCGTTAAAATCAGCACCGATGAATGCAAATACCTCGGAAGGATCCAATGATGAAATTTTCATAAGCCAAGATCATCATTTTTATTTGCAAAATCAGATGTAAATTCATTCTTTAGTAACAAATGGATAAATTGGATCATATGTTTGAGATGCAAACAGCCCTCACCGGACGAATTGGCATTGATAGTGAAAATTTAGATGAAAATGGAAAAATAGAATGGATTTTGAATTATTCAAGGGCTATGCAACAGGAACTTTCAGAACTTGTTGATTCAGTGCCGTGGAAATGGTGGGCTAAATATCAAGTATTCAATGAACAAAATGCCAGGGTGGAAATAATAGATCTATTCCACTTTTTGATAGCCATGGCCCAAGTCCTAGGGCTAAACTCCGATGATATCTATAACATTTATTGTAAAAAAAATAAAATAAACCACCAGAGACAGGATTCTGGTTATATCAACAAAGATGAACATGATTCTGAAAATATTTAAATCACTTAAAATTGCGCTGATCTTGGCCAGTACACTGACAACTTCATGCAGCACTGCCACCCATTATCGACCAGCCATCCAAGGGCCGCAGCCAAGAAATATCGAATCAGTGGATTTGTTTGACGAAAATGTAAATTCACAAAAAAAATCCATAGTCACTGAGCTGGACACTGGAATTTTTTCTTCAACTTTGGCAAAATCCAATCCCATAAGCGCTGAACCGCCGAAGCAGGCGAATGCCACGACGGTATTCATAGCCGGCCTATCCTGGCCCACTGACACTTCCTTTTTAGACTATCTGGATTCTCCAGAAAAATACCTACAGGCCACCGAATCTGGAATACCTGGATCCGGAGGTTTTGGTTTTGTCAGGGAAAACAATACTAAATACCACCAAGGCATGGACCTAAAGTCATTTAAACGCAATGGCCTAAACGAGCCCATGGATCAGGTGTTATGCATTCAGGATGGCATCGTAGCCTATGTGAATAGCGAATCCTACAAGAGCAGCTATGGGAAATATGTGGTGGTGGAACATATTTATTTGGATATCAAAATTTATTCGCTTTATGCCCATCTGAGTGAGATCAACGACAGCATCAAGGAAGGAAGCAGCATAAGATGCGGACAAATCCTAGGAGTTATGGGTAGGACATCAAATGTCTTTAAAATAGCCAAGGATTTAGCTCATTTACACTTCGAAGTTGGCCTTCAACTGGGAGATCAAAATAGCTTCCAAAGCTGGTATGATGAAACCTATGAAGCCAATGATAAAAATTTTCATGGCCAATGGAATGGACTAAATCTCATTGGCATAGATCCCATTGCGATACTGAAGGCGCTGAACAACGGAGATAACATTGCATCGATCATAGAAAAAGAACCAACGGCTCTTACCACCAGAACATTTTCAAATAAAATACCATATTTTGCCGAAAAATACGACAAGCTGTTGGGAAAAAAAATAAATGCCAATGACCAGGTAGTTGCCTGGGATATAGAATGGACATGGTATGGCCTGCCAAAAAAATTGACCCCAAGAGTTATGCAGGATATAAAAAAACTCGGTACTGATAAAACAAGCATCATTGAATACAGGAAATCTACAAAAAATTTGGCAGAAAAAAGAGACCTATTTAGCGTAAGAAATTGGCAGCCAATCATCGGCGACAGAATCCATTATACAATAAAAAAGCTCGGATTATAATAAAAGAAAAATCTTGACCAAAGCATGGCAAACAAAAATATGGTTCAAGTTGCTGCGGGCATAGTTTAGCGGTAAAACTTCAGCCTTCCAAGTTGGTGTCGTCGGTTCGATTCCGTCTGCCCGCACCACTTCAATTGATGATGTTTAGTTCTTTGAATTATGACATCTAATTCGCAGATACCTAACAAGGTACCTGTTTTTTGTCGGGGGTGTCTGGTTTCGACTGGGAAACGTAGATTGATGTTGCGTATCGGAGATGATGGTTGGCTCCGTAAAAATCCATCAAAAGATATAAATGGCAAAGATAAAAATAATGTCATAGCGGCTAACTTCGGTGACGAAGTTGTCGCCCTTGCTGCCTAATTGCAGCACATCGACCGGTTTGATTCTCGCTAGATCCGATTCGGTGTGTGAACAGCGAGAAACATTGGAATTGAGCACTCAGGGTTCCAATGTAATTAAACTGTGTGCTAGTTGGCGTAAATTTGTCGACGGATTTGCGCCCATGAATCCAATCATCGACTATATGCGTAGATACATCCTTTGAAATTTTGCAGGACGCGGGTTCGACTCCCGCCACCTCCACCT
It contains:
- a CDS encoding M23 family metallopeptidase, with the protein product MILKIFKSLKIALILASTLTTSCSTATHYRPAIQGPQPRNIESVDLFDENVNSQKKSIVTELDTGIFSSTLAKSNPISAEPPKQANATTVFIAGLSWPTDTSFLDYLDSPEKYLQATESGIPGSGGFGFVRENNTKYHQGMDLKSFKRNGLNEPMDQVLCIQDGIVAYVNSESYKSSYGKYVVVEHIYLDIKIYSLYAHLSEINDSIKEGSSIRCGQILGVMGRTSNVFKIAKDLAHLHFEVGLQLGDQNSFQSWYDETYEANDKNFHGQWNGLNLIGIDPIAILKALNNGDNIASIIEKEPTALTTRTFSNKIPYFAEKYDKLLGKKINANDQVVAWDIEWTWYGLPKKLTPRVMQDIKKLGTDKTSIIEYRKSTKNLAEKRDLFSVRNWQPIIGDRIHYTIKKLGL
- the lepA gene encoding translation elongation factor 4, whose product is MNDIKSIRNFCIIAHVDHGKTTLSDRLLERTHTVQKREMQDQLLDSMDLERERGITIKCHPVTMKYMDANNNEYMFNLIDTPGHVDFSYEVSRSLAACEGALLLIDVSQGIEAQTVANANLAMDQGLTIIPVLNKIDLPSAQPEYVIAQLEDILAIPKEEVIFASAKAGIGIDEILSSIVGRIPQPKGSEYPKTRGLVFDSMFDSYRGVICYLRVFSGEISEGNEILLMGKTQQAQVKEVGIFSPKMLRTGRLVAGQVGYIVTSIKLVTDVKTGDTITLSKDPADEMLPGYKEVRPMVFSGIYPIDTSDYEKLKSAMAKLQLNDSALIYQLENSVALGFGFRCGFLGLLHMEIVQERIRREYDLDVISTYPSVVYKVMRTDDMMIEVDNPLHLPDPSAIDYIQEPLIMATIHIPNESVGDMLALITEKRGSCQRTDTVDTGKLILLCELPLSEILVDFNDRLKSITKGYGSMDYELGDYVTADLVRLDILVAGDPVDAFSSIVHRSKAVSRGREICEKLKQILPRQLFSIAIQAAIGGTIIARETLSAMRKDVTAKCYGGDISRKRKLLDKQKEGKKRMKQIGKISIPQDAFVKILKS
- a CDS encoding dUTPase, whose amino-acid sequence is MDKLDHMFEMQTALTGRIGIDSENLDENGKIEWILNYSRAMQQELSELVDSVPWKWWAKYQVFNEQNARVEIIDLFHFLIAMAQVLGLNSDDIYNIYCKKNKINHQRQDSGYINKDEHDSENI
- the efp gene encoding elongation factor P, with product MASPTDIRKGRVLLYQNVPHLILEMLHRTQGRQAGFVQVTMRNLHTSASTTAKFRSTDNVEFCHVSTQTLEFSYVDQEGFHFLNPETYEYTILSKATVEDQKKFLVEGQEYDVLFVDDKAVQIQLPASVEIKVSNSPEGLRGDSVSSAQKPATLESGLVVQVPLFIKEGDIVKISTDECKYLGRIQ